The Candidatus Thorarchaeota archaeon genome has a segment encoding these proteins:
- a CDS encoding 4Fe-4S dicluster domain-containing protein, whose translation MEETWGQFKTFEGTRFEALDAEFTQEVSTLIGGQDLTACFQCAKCSAGCPVSDKVNIQVHELMRMLLFGLKEVLQTDMVWLCTTCYTCQERCPQGIHITDIIFGLKNMAFKRGIAPKGYIVARQGLFDTGRLYEPTDWEREDLELEDIPEFNIADIQKMFEKTGLMRLEEKEDA comes from the coding sequence GTGGAAGAGACATGGGGTCAATTCAAGACTTTCGAAGGTACTAGATTCGAGGCTCTGGATGCGGAATTCACACAAGAGGTCTCAACGCTGATTGGTGGACAGGACCTCACTGCATGTTTCCAGTGCGCCAAATGCAGCGCGGGGTGTCCCGTCAGTGACAAGGTCAATATTCAGGTCCATGAACTCATGCGTATGCTCCTATTTGGCCTCAAGGAGGTTCTTCAGACCGATATGGTCTGGCTCTGTACGACATGCTACACCTGTCAGGAACGCTGTCCTCAGGGAATTCATATCACCGATATTATCTTTGGACTGAAGAATATGGCCTTTAAACGGGGGATTGCTCCAAAGGGCTACATTGTTGCAAGGCAGGGATTGTTTGATACAGGGCGCCTCTACGAGCCTACAGACTGGGAACGTGAGGATCTTGAGTTGGAAGACATTCCCGAATTCAATATCGCTGACATTCAGAAGATGTTTGAGAAGACCGGACTCATGCGTTTGGAAGAGAAGGAGGATGCCTAA